CGGCTATGTGGATAACCTGATCGGCCGTCCACATAGCCTTGTCATCGACTCCATGGCCTCGCGCGGAACATGAAAGAATAGACCTCATGGCTGAATCCCTCCGCGTGTCCCTCGCTTCCGAACCCCTCGCCCTTGGCGCCCTTGACGGCCGCTACCGTGCCGCCGTCGCGCCCCTCGTGGACTACCTGTCCGAGGCGGCGCTTAACCGCGATCGCGTTCACGTTGAAGTTGAGTGGCTCATCCACCTGACCAGCCAGTCAGTTTTGCCGGGTGCGGGCCCGTTGTCCGACGAACAGGTGGCCCGGCTGCGCGCCATCGTTACCGAGTTCGATGCTGCGTCCGTCAATGAACTCGCCGAAATCGAAGCCGTCACCGTCCACGACGTCAAAGCTGTTGAGTACTACATCGGACGCCGGCTGCCTGCCATCGGCATTGAGAACCTCACGGCTCTGGTCCACTTCGGTTGCACGTCCGAGGACATCAACAACCTCTCCTACGCTGTGGGTATCAAAGGCGCTGTGGAAGATGTGTGGCTGCCCAACGCCACCGCCCTCGTGAAGCAGATCGAAGCCATGGCCGAAGCAAACCGCTCCGTGCCCATGCTGTCCCGTACGCACGGCCAGCCCGCCACGCCCACCACGCTGGGTAAGGAACTGGCTGTCATTGCGCACCGCTTGAACCGCCAGTTGGCTCGCATCGCCAAAACTGAATACCTCGGCAAGATCAACGGTGCCACCGGAACGTACGCAGCCCACGTGGCTTCAGTCCCGAGTGCTGACTGGGAAGCCGTTGCCAAGACCTTCGTGGAAGGCCTGGGTCTCACGTGGAACCCGCTCACCACGCAGATCGAGAGCCACGACTGGCAGGCCGAGCTGTACGCGGACATGGCACGCTTCAACCGCATCCTGCACAACGTCTGCACTGACATCTGGAGCTACATCTCCATCGGCTACTTCCGCCAGATTCCGGTTGCAGGGGCCACGGGTTCCTCCACCATGCCGCACAAGGTCAACCCGATCCGCTTCGAGAACGCCGAAGCCAACCTGGAGATCTCCAACGGCCTCCTGGACACCTTGGGCGCCACGCTGGTCACCTCCCGTTGGCAGCGCGACCTCACGGACTCCTCCTCCCAGCGAAACATCGGCGTCGCCTTCGGCCACTCGCTGCTCGCCATCTCCAATGTAGCCAAGGGTTTGAAGGCCCTGGACGTTGCAGAGGAAGTCCTCGCGGGCGACCTCAACACCAACTGGGAAGTCCTTGGTGAGGCCATCCAGATGGTCATGCGTGCCGAGGCAATTGCCGGCGTCGAAGGCATGGAAAACCCCTACGAGCGCCTCAAGGACCTCACCCGCGGCCAGCGCGTGGATGGCGCCCGCATGCAGGAATTCGTCCAGGGTCTTGGCCTCTCCGCAGACGCCGAAGCCCGCCTGCTCGCCCTGACCCCGGGCAAGTACACGGGCATCGCGGACAAACTGGTGGACCACCTGCAGTAAGGAACACCTGTTGTAGTGCAGAACGCTCGACGACGGCGGGCCAGGGCTGGGTGCCCCGGTCCGCCGTCGGCGTTTAATGCGACGTGAACGTTTAGTCGGTTGGGGGCAAGAGCGCTCCTTCCCAGTTGCTTTGTTTGGCATCCCGTCCGAGGACTCGAAACACGGCGTGTCGGGCTGTTCCTGGACTGTGACGACTGATTGGCTGGAACAAACCGGGCAGGAGCGCTGGAAATCTGGGGCATGAGCTTGGCCTGCCCAGCCCCCGGATCATTCACGAACGTTAGGAGCGGAGCACTCATGAAGCTCCTGTTGATTAGGCACGGACAGACGCCCGGCAATGTGGCTGGCCAGTTGGACACCGCGTTCCCGGGCCCGGGACTGACTGAACTCGGTGAACGCCAGGCGGCCGCCCTTCCGGAGGCGTTGGCCGACGAGGCAATCGAAGCCCTGTACACCTCAACCCTGCTGCGCACCCATCGGACCGTAGCTCCTCTGGCGCGGGCCACAGGATTGGAGCCGACAATCCTTGAGGGTGTCCATGAGATCGAGGCCGGTGCACTGGAGAAGAAAACTGACCACGAATCCCACCGCCGCTACATGGGCACGGTCTTCGCTTGGACAGACGGAGACTTGGATGTGCGCATGCCGGGAGCGTTCAGCGGGCACGACTTCTTCGCCAGGTTCGATGCTTCCGTTGACAAAGTCGCAGCAGCGGGTCATTCGACGGCGGCAATCGTCAGCCACGGTGCCGCGATCCGCTGCTGGGCCGGGCGCAGGGCAACGGACATCGATACCGTGTTCGCCGAAACGCATCAACTCCCGAACACCGGGATCGTGGCACTGGAAGGGGACCCCGAAGGCGGATGGCGGGTGCTGCACTGGGACCAGATCCCTGTCGGAGGCATGGCGTTGGCAGACCGAACCGCCGAGGACCCCACGGGCGAGGCACTCCAACCCTGATGCCCCGCGAGCCTGCTTCGGCACGTCGCGAGGCCGGGCCCGCAATTCTCCCGACGCTTACGCGCAGGAAACACCACGGTAACCACAGCTCCCTAGGCTTAAGACGCATAGACACCTC
This genomic interval from Paenarthrobacter aurescens TC1 contains the following:
- the purB gene encoding adenylosuccinate lyase (identified by match to protein family HMM PF00206; match to protein family HMM TIGR00928); translated protein: MAESLRVSLASEPLALGALDGRYRAAVAPLVDYLSEAALNRDRVHVEVEWLIHLTSQSVLPGAGPLSDEQVARLRAIVTEFDAASVNELAEIEAVTVHDVKAVEYYIGRRLPAIGIENLTALVHFGCTSEDINNLSYAVGIKGAVEDVWLPNATALVKQIEAMAEANRSVPMLSRTHGQPATPTTLGKELAVIAHRLNRQLARIAKTEYLGKINGATGTYAAHVASVPSADWEAVAKTFVEGLGLTWNPLTTQIESHDWQAELYADMARFNRILHNVCTDIWSYISIGYFRQIPVAGATGSSTMPHKVNPIRFENAEANLEISNGLLDTLGATLVTSRWQRDLTDSSSQRNIGVAFGHSLLAISNVAKGLKALDVAEEVLAGDLNTNWEVLGEAIQMVMRAEAIAGVEGMENPYERLKDLTRGQRVDGARMQEFVQGLGLSADAEARLLALTPGKYTGIADKLVDHLQ
- a CDS encoding phosphoglycerate mutase family protein (identified by match to protein family HMM PF00300); amino-acid sequence: MKLLLIRHGQTPGNVAGQLDTAFPGPGLTELGERQAAALPEALADEAIEALYTSTLLRTHRTVAPLARATGLEPTILEGVHEIEAGALEKKTDHESHRRYMGTVFAWTDGDLDVRMPGAFSGHDFFARFDASVDKVAAAGHSTAAIVSHGAAIRCWAGRRATDIDTVFAETHQLPNTGIVALEGDPEGGWRVLHWDQIPVGGMALADRTAEDPTGEALQP